Genomic DNA from Oryza sativa Japonica Group chromosome 5, ASM3414082v1:
tgggcggcgagggggcatggaattttgcaggcggcccccttgccgccctgggggagggcgattttgtactgtgctctatattttttttatataaatatcaatagttatcaaatctttttatattgaaaactatacaagattaaaatcttcaagattggtaaaatacaattttattattttttagggcatatttggaatgttaccgtacaaatattttgttaatgccaaaatataagcaagttttggcactaccaaatatttggtaaggtaaaattgcatttgatcatatttggtttgctgccaaaatgtaaaattgtagtgaagaatgttgtacataatctcaattctagattacgtattaccaattaataggcttccattttcgtgtgtggtgtggtagtgggaaagaagatatgaagaggttgccttcagattgtcaattatatagcgtcgttttcactgcaatatatgtgaactcaatgagatacattattcattagatgtgacaagacgatcacgcgtgggcgtgattcactttatgtcaacaggcagcgccgaaagttgatagtgataactcgagctgccgcttttcatgtgtgctgttgtggactgtgcgcgctactggatatggcactaccgtgaagcgccgaaagtgtgttgttgtgagcataagttgttcaagcaccatacgaatgaaaagaactacgtagacgagacaaacacaagtagtactgcagtagtaatagcaaaagtagtactgctttacaagtttgtaagccaaaagaaacggtcacataaggactgaagaggtagaacactactgacgaggcctcttacccctgtccctcctaccctgcgccctaatgtgcccctgggagtacgtgagtcggtccgggggtacggcacggccaacccgtcctgcctgtacaggtgtgacctctggctgctcctgagtgtgcgcctctggagctcctccaagctgagaggagcctagtacgtcctggtggtctgcaccgtgcaagtcgtcgtcgtagaactggctagtaggaccagtcctaccggcgtgagacgaagaggccccagtaccgaagatcccggctgcaaatcctgctggacaaggaccatcagtttcgtataggtatttaacagtattaataaaaagtaaagtaccgtgtgggcgagggatcgacgctccgtgagaggaagagctggcgaacgcgcctgaagaggtggcgaacgcccctgcggagctcgcggaagcgccggtcgtgcctgcgaacgcgctcgaaggcatacgaggtcctgcgatgaggaaacgtgcagttaaaacatggtgacacattcgtgcaaaagctgaaacaaaaatgaactaatatctgggctgaactgtaccgtgcgaaaccggtgctgtaggtcgcactgctccgaagctaggggcgctcgaagacaaacgaggtcctgctccgacggtaggaccgcgaggccgtgggtgtaccggaccagctggaggtacgacgtccacggcgctgcgacaggagaagacgcgcatgaccgcacgcatcttctcctgcatccggtcgaaggtcgacctctgctcaacgtcagtcaagtgcaaacctctgttcaacctcacctggactgcggtgatatcggcactgatatcccgtgccgcatcagcctatgcaagatggaaataaaaaattcagtagttgtcctatattatgcaagataaatgacataattgttggaagtaatacaaattggacgtaccgccacgaagtagtctcggtcacggtgcgtgggatacgcgtccgtgacagcggcaacgtgcggctctggggcgtctggagtgaaggtcacacgcgcacgagtgcgaggaaggtaccagcgaaggtagtcacggtagttctcctccgtgtgtgggaagagctcgttgatcacctcctctgtagctaacacccagtcgtcaacgtactgctgtacacgtggagcccaaagtgcgcctgctagctgtccccgtcgagtcaacctgtgaagagaggtaaattgtatggctcgatgatgtaattatcataaaaatttagaaatgaacaatccgaactcacgagtggtcggcaggggggacggtcggctgcacgttgccgggaaacacctgcctaagtccgaactgtctcatcacacgctgcggccagtgaggctcaacgaaaatgtcgaacaccatcggcaggatggtgagccagtaagcctggtcgcgtgtgcacaaggacgaaagtcctagcggtgctctcgcagcgacggcctcttctgtgtacggctcccagatgacgtcgctcggctggagacggtcaaactcgaacacgaagtccgggtaaccacgtctcacctggacgtgagcgtaacgacgctgcaataaacatgatcggaattagacatgttatgtgaaggaaaaaaaaagaagaggactgataaacttataacgcagcgaagttgcactaaccccacgtcgacaccagtaagtccccatcgtgggaccgtcctctggccactgcgcgctgcgaccaaccccgtagggtgcgctgtccaccactggtcgccctatggcaaacctctcggctgcccaaagctgaagcaacataggacagccagcgatgatcgctcccgcgtcagtcttcgtgcacgcctcacagagggcacggtacgtggctgctagcacggcagaaccccagctccactgcggcacgtcctgtggctgagcatccgcgatggaccgtgcgtagtggaccagccggaagtccacagcgtgcccgtgggtgctagtgaacatcacccacccgaacaaccacaacaggtacgcctcaagggagcgtcggaccgagtaatcatcagcgtcagggtgcagaaggtccgcctacagttaagaatgaaatgttagtacaaaacactgatccggtcgcaaataagcacgtatgataataacaacttatttacttacagtgaactggagcaaccaagccttgctaggcccgactgtagagtacggaggaagggtggtggtcggtcctaggtgtggaaggtgcatcacctgctcgaagcgcgcagtgatatcctccttccacccaaaaacaccgtcgacgggaccaactggtgctcccgccagcggtagcccgagcaggtacgacacgtcctgcagtgtcggagccatctccccacagggaaggtggaacgtgtgcgtctcaggtctccagcggtctacaagagcggcaaggagtgaccggtctgcatcccaccgcttcgctgggtcacggtcgtccgccgccgcctcaacaagcctacaaagtggtagaaggcctgccgcacgcaacctgtatagagcaaacttcaaacataagtataaaacaaagcaaagttgagttgaaatgtgaacatacgcgtaccaaggaacgtgacggaggtcgacacgcaaccactcgcgcgacgtgcgtggacggaaggtgccgagctgtgcaccctcgactgctgacaggaacgagcggtggttcctgtcaatcccacggttcaacagcgccggtgtgtcgtacgccatacctgcatcaaataggttgatcagaaacatataaataattagttcaacataagtaataaatgttcataagcgaattactaacacatattaaacaagagtacaaacaaacaaaagtgtttagtccgaacactcatcacgataacattatgatacaacaccgaatagttcgcaatactactagtacaacaatagtcggaggtactcattacaacaagattgaattgaaattacacgatagaagtatttagtccgaacactcattacatcatgttatttcctaaatcgaaagcattgttacaccatggaatcgcctgctgcgcgacgacgccttggccttgcgcgcctgcttgttgttccttcaccaggtggtcgcctaccatcacttgcctgtccagatggactagcatctgcgccgcttggaacttctgcattcttcgggcatgtcttgtaagtatggccgcgcagatcacacttgctgcagcgtaaagtcctcccacctgcttctgactcatccatatcatttctgatgcgtctagtttggcgtcaaccctttttcaccctaaacttagatggatctggaatataaaaaacttgggcactcagcgttgtgtaagatcctgagatcccgaacccatatatctcctcactccatgtatgaaagattgcttctttcctgaaataatttgagacgtacacattgggagatatgccacaatcaccggcagcagcaagaacgtgtgagcaaggaaggtgatgaagcttcggcttcatacaactgcaggtacatccaccatccgccttcaagacacattcctgcacggcttgcttgcgatagataccacgcctgctcctatcaacacacattatttcataccgatgcacttgtgtgccttgagcaacaactctatgtctccgtgcctttttgattttatcttccatgtactttgtcactacgttgccaaacactatgttgttatcggccatggacggaccaattttcttgtatcgatccctaaagtaggcttgcgtgccgtgaaggatgaattcaacaatagcaaccaatggaagtacccgaactcctcgcattacccagttgtacacctctgccaaattggttgtcattatgccataccgagatccatcggtgtcgaacaatagagcccacttctccttaggctcattctcaatccactgagagaaatttctgatggccgaccctgacctccttctcattgttggtgggtcatcatgtaatgcaccaagaggtatgggaggctcgtcaccttcaacttgtggtctgcgagattgctcatctgtttgcttcgttgtcaactcatccaacttgtcccacaactcattaaatttcttctcttggttctgtgcacagagcctcttaaagagctccataagatgcttgttcttgaattgcttgtagaaatttgcacccatgtgacgcatgcaccaccgactccgaacatcaggccacttagctggaagtcccttctcatcccaaccgttctgcaagtagtcaatagcccgcaacatacccgcatgacgatcatgtataaggcaaacgttgggcctcatacgcaccactgcaatgtgcactctctctaggaaccagtaccagctttcagtgttctcactctctacaaatgcaaaagccataggtagaacctggttgttcccatcacacccaattgctgtcaatatctgacctcggtatttacctgtcataaaagttccatctatgcatagaacaggtcgacaatgcacaaaagcattgatgcaagcacccaatgagaaaaaggctctttgcagcacactctttgttctatcttcaaccgatgtaaatgtatgtaggtcatagtaagtattattattcctctgggcaatggtggctaacaaacgaggcaaattatcataagaagcttcaaatgtgccatacctcatctcaatgatcttttgtttggctctccaggcctttgcatagcttatggtgtacttgaatttgttctcgatgtgcctaataattgattttggttcaaagccaatgttaccaacaacactgctgtacatctcacttgccacaaaagctgaagtgatgtttcggtgatacttctccaccccttgtaagtagcacttgtgctcggtcacaatgctaactttccaataatcattccatttacccttatatgcatggacacgccacggacaatcttccttcatgcacctcacttcatacacataatttgttgacttgaccaccctaaactctctctgcaatgaaactgcccaatgcttcaccgcctccttcatctcatccttatgagcataccttgcaccctcaattacctcgtactccttatactcccagggtacatgatcaccctctgatataacaagaccagagaagtcctcatttgcccaatcagtggccattacatcaccttcctcatcggatgatgcgtcgtcctccgcttgctcattatccgaatcttccctctccatttcatcaacaattataccgactctctccccctcatccgccatgcccatggcctgctcctcccttggttgattttcctcattttgcatcgatggtccaacaacatcccctgcattgctaggaccctccacatcttcggtttgcattgaaacatttgtatctttctcttgtaccgacacaaatataacgaggggccatgaccgttcaaaagccatttccacataccgtctccaagcagcagtgctgtccatcggcattagttcccaaaaataaccttctattgcacgactcactacaacagatactgacattgtgtagacttcttggtctattctaaatcctctcaacaaccaactataaattgactgaaatgttctctccgcaggcctatcgatgcccttagatgtcattacaaaatctgacagatcaacaccatctggaccaaatctaatatttccttcaccgtgaactatctgaaatgtgaccttacttgacattgtgcctgatgaaaacaataactgcgttaacctcgcatttctgtactacgccctaagttacattctctacaatattgttctctaaatttctaaaagtaggttacattctccagatcaaactaaactacatcttacaattaacactactgtctatgtctcaattcattctattatattctatgctctggatctacacatatgtgctgtgtgctacagatctgctaaaatatatggaactaaaactaaaacgcaacatatgtactcaaacgtaatatattagtacaaatgcaaaagatgtatgggagcatacctgtgatgaagtgagcgaaccagcagggcttcgccgctccccttctgctgccctcccctctctctctctttcgttttttttggatttttagtgaatataatgaaatttcataggggaggggctgggctttataggggggaggcaaaaatcgccctcccccagggcggcaagggggccgcctgcaaaattccatgccccctcgccgcccatttgc
This window encodes:
- the LOC136356719 gene encoding uncharacterized protein, which produces MFTSTHGHAVDFRLVHYARSIADAQPQDVPQWSWGSAVLAATYRALCEACTKTDAGAIIAGCPMLLQLWAAERFAIGRPVVDSAPYGVGRSAQWPEDGPTMGTYWCRRGRRYAHVQVRRGYPDFVFEFDRLQPSDVIWEPYTEEAVAARAPLGLSSLCTRDQAYWLTILPMVFDIFVEPHWPQRVMRQFGLRQVFPGNVQPTVPPADHSLTRRGQLAGALWAPRVQQYVDDWVLATEEVINELFPHTEENYRDYLRWYLPRTRARVTFTPDAPEPHVAAVTDAYPTHRDRDYFVAADAARDISADITAVQVRLNRGLHLTDVEQRSTFDRMQEKMRAVMRVFSCRSAVDVVPPAGPVHPRPRGPTVGAGPRLSSSAPSFGAVRPTAPVSHGPRMPSSAFAGTTGASASSAGAFATSSGAFASSSSHGASIPRPHGFAAGIFGTGASSSHAGRTGPTSQFYDDDLHGADHQDVLGSSQLGGAPEAHTQEQPEVTPVQAGRVGRAVPPDRLTYSQGHIRAQGRRDRGKRPRQ